In the genome of Raphanus sativus cultivar WK10039 chromosome 4, ASM80110v3, whole genome shotgun sequence, one region contains:
- the LOC108855428 gene encoding zinc finger CCCH domain-containing protein 46 translates to MDGYEATRIVLSRIQTLDPENASKIMGLLLLQDHGEKEMIRLAFGPETLVHSVIAKAKKELGLMSCSRPSWSQEELISPRNNNNRGSSLNPASLPFYANGARSSKEMTNNEFMDDVNPRGDFLGSVHARSGSCVLDGLGYGDSDLGFGGVPCSYYARGFCKNGSNCRFVHSEGGAELVGSPNRIELLRSNSVPPRLAHHFMTRSSLPSFSPKGVNLQSSDAQRAAAAALMMGDELQKLGRWRPERIDLSAMSCPASRQIYLTFPADSRFREEDVSNYFSTFGPVQDVRIPYQQKRMFGFVTFLYPETVKSILAKGNPHFVCDSRVLVKPYKEKGKVPDKYRTNQPTELELSPTGLASSPRDAIGGRGFYNNPQDVLWESKFEEEILELQSRRLMNMQLLDVKKHFQVNSPTHIHSPNPFSQALVSPRPLPVKAGEYVGRDIGKGSSKEGSDDDTMNLPERLEDSLPDSPFASSAHQLVMFGESIDNNGSDLWSPSSDNDDNSTPSTLSDSNSFNCQMPRLLPIGMLPGGGGPACRVGI, encoded by the exons ATGGATGGGTACGAAGCAACTAGGATTGTGCTCTCTCGCATCCAAACTTTAGACCCAGAAAACGCATCAAAGATAATGGGTCTCCTCCTTCTCCAAGACCACGGTGAGAAAGAGATGATAAGGCTAGCTTTTGGTCCAGAGACTCTTGTTCACTCGGTAATAGCGAAAGCCAAGAAAGAGTTAGGTCTCATGAGCTGTTCAAGACCTTCTTGGAGTCAAGAGGAGTTGATTAGCCCTAGGAATAACAACAACCGTGGCTCTTCTCTCAACCCAGCTTCTTTGCCCTTCTACGCTAATGGAGCAAGATCTTCCAAGGAGATGACCAACAACGAGTTCATGGATGATGTTAACCCAAGAGGTGACTTTTTGGGGTCTGTGCATGCAAGAAGTGGTAGCTGCGTTCTGGACGGTTTGGGGTATGGTGATTCTGACTTAGGGTTTGGAGGTGTACCCTGTTCTTACTACGCTAGAGGCTTCTGTAAAAACGGAAGTAACTGCAGATTCGTTCACAGTGAGGGAGGAGCTGAGTTAGTTGGCTCTCCAAACAGAATCGAGCTTCTTAGGTCTAACTCGGTACCTCCAAGACTTGCTCATCACTTCATGACTCGCTCTTCTTTGCCTTCCTTCTCTCCAAAAGGAGTTAACTTGCAGAGCAGCGACGCTCAAAG agctgctgctgctgctttgATGATGGGAGATGAACTGCAGAAGCTTGGGAGATGGAGGCCTGAGAGGATTGATCTCTCTGCTATGTCTTGTCCAGCTTCGAGACAGATCTATCTTACATTTCCTGCCGACAGTAGGTTCAGGGAGGAAGATGTGTCCAACTACTTCAG TACATTTGGACCAGTTCAAGATGTGAGGATACCATATCAGCAAAAGAGGATGTTTGGGTTTGTGACATTTTTGTACCCTGAGACTGTCAAGAGCATTCTTGCCAAAGGGAACCCTCACTTTGTGTGTGATTCAAGGGTTCTTGTTAAGCCCTACAAGGAGAAAGGCAAAGTCCCTGATAAATACAG AACTAACCAGCCAACAGAGCTAGAACTGTCCCCAACAGGCCTTGCTTCCAGCCCCAGGGATGCTATAG GAGGGAGAGGGTTTTATAACAACCCACAAGATGTTTTATGGGAGAGTAAGTTTGAAGAAGAGATTCTTGAGCTTCAGAGCAGAAGGCTTATGAACATGCAGCTTCTTGACGTCAAGAAGCATTTCCAAGTCAACTCCCCTACACACATTCATTCCCCAAACCCTTTTAGCCAAGCACTTGTGTCTCCACGCCCATTGCCGGTTAAAGCAGGAGAATATGTAGGAAGAGATATAGGGAAAGGAAGTTCCAAAGAAGGATCTGATGATGACACAATGAATCTACCAGAGAG GTTGGAGGATAGCTTGCCTGATAGTCCATTTGCGTCATCCGCACATCAGTTGGTTATGTTTGGTGAATCTATAGATAATAACGGATCGGATTTGTGGTCGCCTTCTTCGGACAATGATGATAATTCTACTCCGTCTACACTCTCTGACTCCAACTCTTTCAACTGCCAAATGCCAAG GTTACTGCCTATTGGGATGTTACCCGGTGGGGGTGGACCGGCCTGTCGTGTGGGAATATAA
- the LOC108851400 gene encoding basic leucine zipper 24, protein MDEEEVEAWARASGGCSHTHSCNPPGPENASHSHTCFHTHTHLIIPDSQENGYSDGSNKRRSCGNREAVRKYREKKKARTAYLEDEVKRLKSMNEFLLRKLQSQAIVEAEIIRLRTLLAEMQGTIDDELGGFSFQKQCNGSDFVFKEDGCNVTTRNMMCEVARVECEEGKTLHEPVHSFVPHSPPFSR, encoded by the exons ATGGATGAGGAAGAAGTAGAGGCTTGGGCTCGAGCATCAGGAGGATGTAGTCACACTCACAGTTGCAACCCTCCAGGACCAGAGAATGCTTCTCACTCACACACATGCTTCCATACTCACACTCATCTCATCATCCct GATTCGCAAGAGAATGGTTATTCTGATGGCAGCAACAAGAGGCGGTCATGTGGGAACAGAGAGGCAGTGAGGAAGTACcgggagaagaagaaggctcGCACAGCATACCTTGAAGACGAAGTCAAGAGACTGAAATCTATGAATGAGTTCTTGCTTAGAAAGCTTCAGAGTCAAGCAATTGTGGAAGCTGAAATCATCAGACTCCGGACTCTTCTGGCAGAGATGCAGGGAACAATTGATGATGAACTCGGAGGTTTCTCCTTTCAGAAGCAATGCAACGGTTCTGATTTTGTGTTCAAAGAAG ATGGATGCAACGTAACAACAAGGAATATGATGTGTGAAGTGGCAAGAGTAGAATGCGAGGAGGGCAAAACACTTCATGAACCTGTTCACTCTTTTGTTCCCCATTCACCACCATTCTCACGTTAA
- the LOC130511034 gene encoding putative defensin-like protein 148, whose protein sequence is MKNAFKLSLIGFVMLTILLFGEMVIAQKGKPCYSKKMGTCETKSCKAYCVKKHKKDLFSTCITEKDGTTYCRCQYPCPP, encoded by the exons atgaaaaacgcGTTTAAACTTTCGCTTATTGGTTTTGTTATGCTCACAATTCTTCTGTTCG GAGAAATGGTGATTGCTCAGAAAGGAAAACCATGTTATTCAAAGAAAATGGGAACATGTGAAACCAAGAGCTGCAAAGCTTACTGTGTCAAAAAGCATAAAAAAGATCTTTTTAGTACATGCATTACAGAAAAAGACGGGACAACGTATTGCCGATGTCAATATCCTTGCCCTCCCTAA